One window of Etheostoma spectabile isolate EspeVRDwgs_2016 chromosome 6, UIUC_Espe_1.0, whole genome shotgun sequence genomic DNA carries:
- the klhl38b gene encoding kelch-like protein 38 — protein MDRPVKIFHYKDQEQSSSLLLQLNRLRQENILTDVSLCSGITNEIPCHRNVLVSSSPYFRAMFCNNFIETQQTKIHLKGVPSAILSSIIDYVYTGLISINMEIVLPLMQAASMLQYDRLFEACSSFLQEQLSPDNCLSMIRLSEIVACNSLRDKAKEMAVKSFSDVSASEDLCELSLPELMGYLEDDGLCAEEEQVFETLVAWIHHDPLSRRGAISDLFKKVRLRHIHPTYLFQFIANDPLIQSSPLCTELIESVRRLMFSGSTKCNDDSAVGFKPLWVAPRRYSYHDMLVVVGGRKNNEQTSREALFFDEKIDKWRWLAKLPIRLYKASYVALHSVLYVIGGLTANTKCGKVNTTVYTLSLKTNQWRTAEPMLEPRFAHQSVSYLHFIFVLGGLGPDKRLTSSVERYNSMFNQWETMAPMPEAVLHPAVAATNQRIYVFGGADAMQNPVRIIQVYHIARNMWSKMENRTVKNVSAPAAIVDDKIYIIGGYTRRMIAYDTKANRFVKCANLKERRMHHSATVLNDKVYVTGGRHINGHDVVEDSDNFECYDPKTDTWTSKGSLPYKLFDHGSLTLTYFSNRQGQNPSTDSYSNAII, from the exons ATGGACCGACCAGTCAAGATCTTTCACTACAAAGACCAGGAGCAGTCGTCCAGCCTGCTCCTGCAGCTCAACAGACTAAGACAGGAGAACATCCTGACtgatgtgtctctgtgttcagGGATCACCAATGAGATCCCATGCCATCGCAACGTCCTGGTCTCCAGCAGCCCCTACTTCAGAGCCATGTTCTGCAACAActtcatagagacacagcagaCCAAGATCCACTTGAAAGGCGTCCCATCGGCCATTCTGAGCAGCATCATTGACTATGTTTACACAGGACTCATCAGTATCAACATGGAGATTGTGCTGCCTCTGATGCAGGCGGCTTCCATGTTGCAATATGACCGCCTTTTTGAGGCCTGCTCAAGCTTCCTTCAGGAGCAACTGAGCCCTGACAACTGTTTGAGCATGATAAGACTCTCCGAGATCGTGGCTTGTAACAGTTTGAGAGACAAAGCAAAGGAGATGGCCGTGAAGAGCTTTTCCGATGTGTCGGCGTCTGAGGATCTGTGTGAGCTCTCCTTACCAGAGCTCATGGGATACCTGGAAGATGATGGTCTTTGCGCGGAGGAGGAGCAGGTCTTTGAAACACTTGTTGCTTGGATCCACCATGATCCTCTATCAAGGCGTGGCGCCATCAGTGACCTTTTTAAGAAAGTTCGCCTACGTCACATCCATCCCACGTACCTCTTCCAATTCATAGCCAACGACCCGCTGATCCAGTCCTCCCCGCTCTGCACCGAGCTCATAGAATCAGTTAGACGCCTGATGTTTTCCGGCAGCACAAAATGCAACGATGACTCAGCAGTTGGCTTTAAACCCCTCTGGGTGGCACCGAGGCGCTACTCTTACCACGACATGTTGGTGGTTGTGGGAGGGAGGAAGAACAACGAGCAGACGTCGAGGGAGGCCCTCTTCTTTGATGAGAAGATCGACAAATGGCGGTGGCTCGCCAAGCTGCCCATTCGTCTGTACAAAGCCTCCTATGTCGCCCTTCACAGTGTCCTGTACGTTATTGGAGGCCTGACTGCAAACACAAAGTGCGGCAAAGTCAATACGACTGTCTACACACTCTCCCTCAAGACCAACCAGTGGCGGACGGCAGAGCCCATGCTGGAGCCACGCTTTGCCCACCAGAGTGTCTCATATCTCCACTTTATCTTTGTCCTGGGGGGCCTGGGGCCGGACAAACGACTGACAAGCAGTGTGGAGAG GTACAACAGTATGTTCAACCAATGGGAGACGATGGCGCCCATGCCTGAGGCTGTGTTGCACCCTGCAGTGGCCGCTACCAACCAAAGGATATATGTGTTTGGAGGAGCGGATGCCATGCAGAACCCAGTCAGAATAATACAA GTGTATCACATTGCCAGGAACATGTGGTCTAAGATGGAGAACAGAACTGTGAAGAATGTGTCTGCTCCTGCAGCCATTGTGGATGACAAAATCTACATAATTGGAG GATACACCAGGAGAATGATCGCCTACGACACCAAGGCCAACCGGTTCGTCAAGTGTGCCAACCTGAAGGAGAGGAGGATGCACCACTCTGCCACCGTTCTCAACGACAAAGTCTACGTCACCGGCGGACGTCACATCAACGGCCACGACGTCGTTGAGGACTCAGACAATTTTGAGTGCTATGACCCAAAGACAGACACTTGGACATCTAAGGGGTCTCTGCCGTACAAACTGTTTGACCATGGCTCGCTGACTCTGACGTATTTCTCAAACAGACAGGGGCAAAATCCAAGCACTGATTCATATTCTAATGCTATAATTTGA